In the Cytobacillus pseudoceanisediminis genome, one interval contains:
- a CDS encoding YwmB family TATA-box binding protein, protein MKQALLSLSVIVLIFSYVQIGKGKEDNLIYIVNSLEKLNADINEWSIYYKYDDRYVDSLGTFRKQEAKLKNKYPNFKWEEEKVKDHHILITGNATGNKFSEQILLTALKEGNRYKVLHTYSYTGENWSKDKYLKLTKTLDNRNNLYFTVKSKMLPSEHQNLGKTANILLDKLLAKPVEQLTEEDFVAVSAYKNSWENSLQTKNNEKMNLQVGLRKKQTKN, encoded by the coding sequence ATGAAGCAAGCACTATTAAGTTTATCAGTAATAGTATTAATTTTTTCATATGTTCAAATTGGAAAAGGTAAAGAGGATAACCTTATATATATAGTAAATAGTTTAGAAAAATTGAACGCAGACATTAATGAATGGTCTATCTATTATAAGTATGACGATAGGTATGTAGATTCATTAGGTACTTTTAGAAAACAAGAAGCAAAATTGAAAAATAAATATCCCAACTTTAAATGGGAGGAAGAAAAAGTTAAAGATCATCATATCTTAATAACCGGAAATGCCACTGGAAATAAATTTAGCGAGCAAATCTTACTGACAGCATTGAAAGAAGGAAACAGGTATAAAGTTTTACATACATATAGTTATACCGGAGAGAATTGGTCAAAAGATAAGTACTTAAAACTAACTAAAACTCTGGATAACAGAAATAATCTTTATTTTACAGTAAAGTCTAAAATGCTACCTTCTGAGCATCAGAACTTAGGTAAAACGGCTAATATTCTTTTGGATAAACTATTAGCTAAACCAGTTGAACAACTTACAGAGGAAGATTTTGTTGCTGTTTCAGCTTATAAAAATTCATGGGAAAACTCTTTACAAACAAAAAATAACGAAAAAATGAATTTACAAGTAGGTTTGAGAAAAAAACAGACGAAAAATTGA
- a CDS encoding D-alanyl-D-alanine carboxypeptidase family protein — protein sequence MKQVIVLIFIASLFSGFQKTIHASDSPVVSSGSAILIDANTGEILFEKKATEEMYPASLTKIATAIYAIEKGNLNDIVSIGSNPRKIEGTRVYLEEGERVSLRKLIQGLLINSGNDAGVAIAEHMDGSIETFSKNLNSYLAGLGLKNTVFMNPHGLFNPEHVTTAEDLATLTQYAMENQEFSEIFGTKELEWKGATWKTTLYTHHKLMRELPYEGVIGGKTGYVDQSGHTLVTAAKRKELSLIVVTLNASSQELAYDDTKKLLDYGFNHYKTSSIAKGTSFKVNDGSYTAKKVIYFTQNTKENMNNSIIVGERMAVLNPSEKFLSAVQNGTITEKTKEEKEKEKNKETKNESKEQYIGLYFGLGLILAIAFFIVVKIRINKKHLQKRFH from the coding sequence ATGAAACAAGTGATAGTACTTATTTTTATTGCATCGCTATTTAGTGGGTTTCAAAAGACAATTCATGCTTCTGACTCCCCGGTGGTGTCAAGCGGATCTGCTATTTTGATAGACGCAAATACAGGAGAAATATTATTTGAAAAGAAAGCTACTGAGGAGATGTATCCAGCAAGCCTGACAAAAATAGCTACAGCCATTTATGCTATTGAAAAAGGAAATCTAAATGATATTGTATCCATAGGTAGTAACCCAAGGAAAATAGAAGGTACAAGGGTTTATTTAGAAGAAGGGGAAAGAGTCTCCCTTAGAAAGCTGATCCAAGGTTTGCTTATTAATTCCGGCAATGACGCTGGCGTTGCTATAGCTGAGCATATGGATGGATCTATAGAGACATTTTCAAAAAACTTAAATAGCTATTTAGCTGGATTAGGTTTAAAGAATACAGTCTTTATGAACCCACATGGCTTATTTAACCCTGAACACGTAACTACTGCTGAAGATTTAGCTACGTTAACTCAATATGCAATGGAGAACCAGGAATTCAGTGAAATTTTCGGAACCAAAGAGCTTGAGTGGAAAGGGGCAACATGGAAAACGACACTATATACTCATCATAAGCTTATGAGGGAGTTACCATATGAAGGGGTCATAGGTGGGAAAACTGGATATGTAGATCAGTCTGGCCACACATTGGTGACAGCTGCTAAAAGAAAAGAGCTTAGCTTGATTGTGGTTACGCTCAATGCATCATCTCAAGAGCTTGCGTATGATGACACTAAGAAATTACTAGATTATGGATTTAATCATTATAAGACATCAAGTATAGCTAAAGGAACCTCTTTTAAAGTAAATGATGGTTCATATACAGCCAAAAAGGTGATTTATTTTACTCAAAATACCAAAGAAAATATGAATAATTCAATAATAGTTGGGGAAAGAATGGCAGTTTTGAATCCAAGTGAAAAATTCCTTTCGGCTGTGCAAAATGGAACTATTACTGAAAAAACTAAGGAAGAAAAGGAAAAAGAGAAAAATAAGGAGACAAAAAATGAATCAAAAGAACAATACATTGGACTTTATTTTGGACTCGGTCTTATTTTAGCAATCGCATTTTTTATAGTAGTAAAAATCAGGATTAATAAAAAACACTTACAAAAAAGATTTCATTGA
- a CDS encoding DUF1405 domain-containing protein, producing the protein MMRFYNLLEKRWVLWILLISNFIGTIYGYIWYGDQLENTPPEFLIFVPDSPTASLFFVLVLGAFLFGKNIPLIEALAAVTLFKYGVWAVFMNIFTYYATGFLHWTGYMLIASHAAMAIQGLLYAPYYRIRIWHLAVAAVWILHNDVIDYVFFMMPWYGPLSKYIPQIGYFSFWLSITSLFIVYFIAIKRKGS; encoded by the coding sequence ATGATGAGATTTTATAACCTGCTGGAAAAGAGGTGGGTTTTATGGATTTTACTTATATCAAATTTCATAGGGACGATCTATGGCTACATCTGGTATGGGGATCAACTGGAGAATACTCCTCCTGAATTTCTAATATTCGTACCTGATAGCCCAACAGCAAGTTTATTTTTTGTTTTAGTTCTAGGGGCTTTTCTCTTTGGGAAGAATATTCCACTAATTGAGGCTTTAGCTGCGGTAACCTTGTTTAAATACGGGGTTTGGGCTGTGTTCATGAATATTTTTACATACTATGCTACTGGGTTCCTTCATTGGACAGGTTACATGCTAATTGCGTCTCATGCTGCTATGGCGATTCAAGGGTTGCTGTATGCTCCATATTATCGTATAAGAATATGGCATTTGGCGGTTGCTGCCGTCTGGATTTTACACAACGATGTTATCGATTATGTGTTTTTCATGATGCCTTGGTATGGTCCATTAAGTAAGTACATTCCACAAATAGGATATTTTTCTTTTTGGTTAAGCATCACTTCATTATTTATAGTATATTTTATTGCCATAAAAAGAAAAGGGAGCTGA
- a CDS encoding response regulator transcription factor — protein sequence MKKIMIIDEDQGLVNSLKNLFLPYYQCVNPQSFKAALTFLNSEDISLVILEPTSLSEKEGWTACRELRNTSNIPILILSSKKERKDILNGFKHGADDYITKPFNDGELLARVEALLRRTSAHKQIGLSIQGLIWDERGFDLTYNEKSIPLTPKEFALLGTLIKNPNHVFSREVLLKIIWENNGQTENRTIDSHIRNIREKLRQSGYPVDLYLNTVWGTGYQWNSNGKS from the coding sequence ATGAAAAAGATCATGATTATAGATGAAGATCAAGGATTGGTTAACTCTTTAAAGAACCTATTTTTGCCGTACTATCAATGTGTGAATCCTCAATCTTTCAAGGCGGCATTAACTTTTCTAAATTCGGAAGATATATCGCTCGTAATTCTGGAGCCTACATCATTATCTGAAAAGGAAGGTTGGACTGCATGTAGAGAACTAAGGAACACCTCTAACATCCCAATCTTGATTTTAAGTTCAAAAAAAGAAAGAAAAGATATACTAAATGGATTTAAGCATGGAGCAGATGATTATATAACCAAACCATTTAATGATGGGGAGCTTTTGGCAAGAGTAGAGGCTCTGTTAAGAAGAACTTCGGCTCATAAACAGATCGGGCTTTCTATTCAGGGATTAATATGGGATGAAAGAGGGTTTGATCTCACTTATAATGAGAAGTCAATTCCCTTAACACCGAAGGAATTTGCCCTTTTAGGAACATTGATAAAAAATCCTAACCATGTGTTTTCCCGTGAAGTGCTGCTGAAAATCATCTGGGAAAACAATGGCCAGACAGAAAACAGGACGATCGATTCACATATCAGAAATATTCGAGAAAAGTTAAGACAGTCAGGTTATCCCGTAGATCTATATTTAAATACAGTTTGGGGAACAGGATATCAATGGAACTCAAACGGAAAATCCTAA